One part of the Coffea eugenioides isolate CCC68of chromosome 10, Ceug_1.0, whole genome shotgun sequence genome encodes these proteins:
- the LOC113748616 gene encoding transcription factor bHLH110 isoform X1 — protein sequence MESTSKIPHHHRHLQQQHPLQGHQLVGSSSTSTTTLGASGFGAALGSHAWTPNTNLNSAGFGSAANTAILNSRNPRLQNDILVSSLNGSMTQDFSFSWANGSRGNNFTNQSSHDLQLEMIKREFSESYSNFSEMISSPSSSIEDVQLPIQATDYRRNENREINDPNVKLLLRSLSSGDRNNDFHRSCPGELYCSTSSSSSLGATPKRGTFSQIYPTINVSEINQTPLANSSSFHMNSQALDLLNSARFSGIFCLPMVDQLGLSKNGSLSYGYDYLSQSIPMPISEPSNITPLSYGVTETKRSDISLEPKVPQAAPKRSRSESRASCPPFKVRKEKLGDRIAALQQLVAPFGKTDTASVLMEAIGYIKFLQNQVETLSVPYLKSSRNKSSRTVHGGAMENGGEERKRDLRSRGLCLVPMSCLSYVADGGGGVWPPPSFGGGT from the exons ATGGAATCTACTTCAAAAATCCCTCATCACCACCGCCACCTCCAACAACAACATCCTCTTCAAGGTCATCAGCTTGTTGGttcttcttctacttctacTACTACTTTAGGCGCTTCAGGTTTTGGTGCTGCCCTAGGCTCTCATGCCTGGACCCCAAACACCAACTT GAATAGCGCTGGATTTGGTTCAGCTGCAAATACGGCCATCCTAAATTCAAGAAACCCAAGGCTGCAAAACGATATCCTTGTGTCTTCTCTCAATGGTTCCATGACTCAAGACTTCAGCTTCAGCTGGGCTAATGGTAGTAGAGGAAATAATTTCACCAATCAGTCTTCCCATGATTTGCAGCTTGAGATGATTAAGCGAGAGTTTTCAGAGTCCTACTCAAATTTTAGCGAAATGATTAGCAGCCCATCATCAAGCATAGAAGACGTACAGCTACCAATTCAGGCCACTGATTATAGAAGGAACGAGAACAGGGAAATAAACGATCCAAATGTTAAGCTTTTGCTTAGATCATTGTCTTCTGGAGATCGAAATAATGATTTTCATCGATCTTGTCCCGGGGAATTGTACTGTAGTACTTCTTCTAGCTCAAGTCTGGGAGCTACACCTAAAAGAGGAACCTTCAGTCAGATATATCCTACCATAAACGTCTCAGAGATTAATCAAACACCTTTGGCGAACTCTAGCTCGTTCCATATGAATTCCCAGGCTTTGGATCTCTTAAATTCAGCAAGATTTAGTGGGATTTTTTGCCTGCCTATGGTAGATCAGCTCGGTCTTTCCAAGAATGGAAGCCTTTCTTACGGATATGATTACTTGAGTCAATCAATTCCAATGCCAATATCGGAACCTAGCAAT ATAACACCCTTAAGCTATGGAGTAACGGAAACAAAAAGGTCCGACATTAGTCTGGAACCAAAGGTACCTCAAGCAGCACCGAAGAGATCAAGATCAGAGTCCCGAGCTTCCTGCCCACCCTTTAAG GTCAGAAAAGAAAAGCTAGGAGACAGAATTGCAGCTCTTCAACAGTTGGTAGCACCCTTTGGCAAG ACTGACACAGCATCCGTACTAATGGAGGCCATCGGGTATATCAAATTCCTTCAAAACCAAGTTGAG ACACTGAGCGTCCCATATCTAAAGTCGTCGCGCAACAAGTCCAGTAGAACCGTGCATGGG GGTGCTATGGAGAACGGAGGTGAAGAAAGAAAACGAGATCTCCGAAGCCGAGGGCTGTGCCTGGTGCCAATGTCGTGCTTGTCTTATGTGGCTGACGGTGGCGGGGGCGTCTGGCCGCCGCCTAGCTTCGGTGGTGGCACTTGA
- the LOC113748616 gene encoding transcription factor bHLH110 isoform X2, translated as MESTSKIPHHHRHLQQQHPLQGHQLVGSSSTSTTTLGASGFGAALGSHAWTPNTNLNSAGFGSAANTAILNSRNPRLQNDILVSSLNGSMTQDFSFSWANGSRGNNFTNQSSHDLQLEMIKREFSESYSNFSEMISSPSSSIEDVQLPIQATDYRRNENREINDPNVKLLLRSLSSGDRNNDFHRSCPGELYCSTSSSSSLGATPKRGTFSQIYPTINVSEINQTPLANSSSFHMNSQALDLLNSARFSGIFCLPMVDQLGLSKNGSLSYGYDYLSQSIPMPISEPSNITPLSYGVTETKRSDISLEPKVPQAAPKRSRSESRASCPPFKVRKEKLGDRIAALQQLVAPFGKTDTASVLMEAIGYIKFLQNQVEGAMENGGEERKRDLRSRGLCLVPMSCLSYVADGGGGVWPPPSFGGGT; from the exons ATGGAATCTACTTCAAAAATCCCTCATCACCACCGCCACCTCCAACAACAACATCCTCTTCAAGGTCATCAGCTTGTTGGttcttcttctacttctacTACTACTTTAGGCGCTTCAGGTTTTGGTGCTGCCCTAGGCTCTCATGCCTGGACCCCAAACACCAACTT GAATAGCGCTGGATTTGGTTCAGCTGCAAATACGGCCATCCTAAATTCAAGAAACCCAAGGCTGCAAAACGATATCCTTGTGTCTTCTCTCAATGGTTCCATGACTCAAGACTTCAGCTTCAGCTGGGCTAATGGTAGTAGAGGAAATAATTTCACCAATCAGTCTTCCCATGATTTGCAGCTTGAGATGATTAAGCGAGAGTTTTCAGAGTCCTACTCAAATTTTAGCGAAATGATTAGCAGCCCATCATCAAGCATAGAAGACGTACAGCTACCAATTCAGGCCACTGATTATAGAAGGAACGAGAACAGGGAAATAAACGATCCAAATGTTAAGCTTTTGCTTAGATCATTGTCTTCTGGAGATCGAAATAATGATTTTCATCGATCTTGTCCCGGGGAATTGTACTGTAGTACTTCTTCTAGCTCAAGTCTGGGAGCTACACCTAAAAGAGGAACCTTCAGTCAGATATATCCTACCATAAACGTCTCAGAGATTAATCAAACACCTTTGGCGAACTCTAGCTCGTTCCATATGAATTCCCAGGCTTTGGATCTCTTAAATTCAGCAAGATTTAGTGGGATTTTTTGCCTGCCTATGGTAGATCAGCTCGGTCTTTCCAAGAATGGAAGCCTTTCTTACGGATATGATTACTTGAGTCAATCAATTCCAATGCCAATATCGGAACCTAGCAAT ATAACACCCTTAAGCTATGGAGTAACGGAAACAAAAAGGTCCGACATTAGTCTGGAACCAAAGGTACCTCAAGCAGCACCGAAGAGATCAAGATCAGAGTCCCGAGCTTCCTGCCCACCCTTTAAG GTCAGAAAAGAAAAGCTAGGAGACAGAATTGCAGCTCTTCAACAGTTGGTAGCACCCTTTGGCAAG ACTGACACAGCATCCGTACTAATGGAGGCCATCGGGTATATCAAATTCCTTCAAAACCAAGTTGAG GGTGCTATGGAGAACGGAGGTGAAGAAAGAAAACGAGATCTCCGAAGCCGAGGGCTGTGCCTGGTGCCAATGTCGTGCTTGTCTTATGTGGCTGACGGTGGCGGGGGCGTCTGGCCGCCGCCTAGCTTCGGTGGTGGCACTTGA
- the LOC113749679 gene encoding bifunctional nuclease 1-like has translation MASLQGPVVCPVVRAKQTGVYTVPFYTPLGLAAKLVRGGFFGLQVNNRFNVPSQTPRQTKVIRCTFSSSSNGNGSKAGNFSENDADYVNSSVVEAVEVRSGPDGFMVKMRDGRHLRCVHNNPQSGHLPDYAPHPAIVLKMEDGTGLLLPIIVLEMPSVLLMAAIRNVQIARPTMYQVVKEMIDKMGYTVKLVRVTKRVHEAYFAQLYLSKLGDETETISFDLRPSDAINIAVRCKVPIQVNKYLAYSDGMRIVESAKPSMQAVASDGFLFTELDRPSGQPCIETKEFDLLRNMLIAAVEERYRDAALWRDKLTQLRSKRNWT, from the exons ATGGCATCTTTACAAGGGCCGGTGGTTTGCCCCGTGGTTCGTGCTAAACAAACTGGAGTTTACACTGTACCTTTTTATacacctttgggactggctgctAAATTAGTTAGAGGTGGATTCTTTGGGCTTCAAGTGAATAATAGGTTCAATGTACCAAGTCAAACACCCCGCCAGACAAAGGTGATCAGGTGTACCTTCAGTTCTTCATCGAATGGCAATGGTAGCAAGGCAGGAAATTTCAGTGAGAATGATGCAGATTACGTAAATTCCAGTGTGGTAGAAGCAG TTGAGGTGAGGAGTGGCCCAGATGGTTTCATGGTCAAGATGAGGGATGGTAGGCATTTAAGGTGCGTGCATAACAACCCCCAGAGTGGGCATCTACCTGATTATGCTCCACATCCTGCAATTGTTCTGAAGATGGAAGATGGGACTGGTCTTCTTCTTCCGATCATTGTTT TGGAGATGCCAAGTGTGCTCCTTATGGCAGCTATACGCAATGTCCAAATT GCTAGACCCACAATGTACCAAGTGGTTAAGGAAATGATTGATAAGATGGGGTACACA GTGAAACTTGTTCGTGTGACTAAGAGAGTCCATGAAGCATATTTTGCTCAGTTATATCTCTCAAAG TTGGGTGATGAAACTGAGACTATCAGCTTTGACCTTCGACCCTCAGATGCAATTAATATTGCTGTGAGATGCAAG GTGCCAATACAAGTCAACAAATACCTGGCATATAGTGATGGCATGAGGATTGTTGAATCAGCAAAGCCATCAATGCAGGCTGTGGCTTCAGATGGATTTTTGTTTACAGAACTGGATAG ACCTTCTGGCCAACCATGCATTGAAACAAAGGAGTTTGATCTCTTGCGCAATATGCTGATTGCTGCTGTTGAGGAACGCTACCGTGACGCAG CTCTGTGGAGGGATAAGCTCACTCAGCTCCGATCTAAGAGGAACTGGACATAG